Below is a genomic region from Candidatus Chlorobium masyuteum.
GGCATAATATGTTTTTGTTGTAAGAATGGTCCGTGATTTTTTCGAAATCACGTGCGATTATGTTTGGCTAAAATATTGCAATTCAGTTAATTGCGTGAATATCACAGCCGATTGAATCGCAAGTATTAACTCACGTTTATCGTTTGCGGCTTACTTTTCATATGTGGCGTTATGGTATTCGAACATTCCAAGCATATCGCATCATGATTCTCATCCGTCTAAAATGCTATGAGTAGATATGTCGCTTACATTGATGAATCCGGTGACCCGAATTTTGGGGAAGGTGCATCAGAGACAATTGTCGTGTGCGCCATTGTTCTTGAACGAGATCGCCTTTTGGAGCTGTCCCATGTGATTTCGGAAATAAAGACATCATACGGAATGGAAGAGCTCAAGTCAAAGCAAGTACGTTCTTTTGAGCAGAGATACGATATTTGTCGGCAGCTACTTGCCTCAACGTTCAGAATTCTTACCATACGTGTGGTTAAGAAATCGCTTCAAGGAGATTGGTTTCGTTATCGTTCCACATTCTACAAGTACATTCAGAGTTTATTGAATCATGAACTTTTCCAGTTGTTCGGTTCCATAAATGTAACGCTTGACAGGTATGGGAGTTCGGATTATCAACGCTCCTTATCGAAGTATCTTGTCGGCAGGATGCAGGAGGAGCTGTTCGAGCCCGAGCTATTAATTGATTCCGCCAAGGATAATGAGTTTATACAAGCAAGTGATATTCTGGCTGGCTCTATCCGAAAAGCCTTGGAGGATGATTTTGATAAATCTGAGCGTGATCAATTACTCACCCTTATAAAGCCTTCTTGGGTTAGACGTTTAGATCTTCCCCGTGAAGGTCATTATTTGACAGCCATACCTGCAAGTGAAATGTTTAATGCATGTATGGAAGAAGCTAAGCGATACCTTGAGTGTCATGCCGCAAGTTCGGATGAGCCAAAGGTCAAGGCGCTTGAGTATCTTTACTACTCAGCAATCGACGGATCCAGTGAATACATATACACCCAAGAGATTCTTGAATGGCTCCAGACATATGGTATCATTCTCAGCGAGGAACAATTTCGAAAAGATGTAACTGCTGCGTTGCGGGATGAAGGGCTCATTATTGTTGGTAGCAGAAAGGGGATCAAGATACCAGTGAGTTCAGAAGACATCAGGGACTATATAAAATTCAGTGTCAATCTTGCACATCCAGTGCTGAGGAGGTTGAAGCTTGCACTCACTTTTGTTTCTGCAAGAACCACTTTAAGGGATGTAGACTCATTGTTAAGCGATGAGATGCGTGCTATCCTTGACGAAGTAAACGCCTGACGTGATAATGAGAGGCTCAACCATCTCATTATTGATTGATGCTCACCAAAAAAAGTATGGGGTTCATTTTAATACCGCGCTTATGAAGTAGACTTTGCAAATATCAGACAGGAGGGTTTTCATTGAACCTCTGAAGCTCGTACATTAAAAGAGTTTATTGCATGAATCTATTCTCTTGGAGTTATCAATGCCGTCACTTGACTGGATAGGCAAAAAAGCGGTTGTCAACCATCATAAACAAGTTCCTTTTCACCTGCTGCGCGGTAACGAAGAGTTGTCTTTTGGGGACCCCGGCAGTGGAAATCTGCTTGTTCAGGGTGACAATCTGCTTGCTTTGAAAGCCTTGCTCCCATACTATGCCGGAGAGGTCAAATGCATTTACATTGATCCGCCTTACAATACCGGTGTTGATGAAAGAGATGAGAGTGGCAAGAGAAGTGGCTGGGTTTACAATGACAATGTGAGCAGTCCTGAAATCAAGGATTGGCTTTTCAGAGTTGTCGGTGCAGAAGCTGAAGATCTTTCTCGTCATGACAAGTGGTTATGCATGATGTACCCCCGACTTTCGATCCTTTATCAGTTTTTGAAAGAGGATGGTGTCGTTTTTGCAAGCATTGATGAAGTTGAATTTGCTAACCTTCGATTACTTTTTGATGAAATTTTCGGAATTTCGAATCGAGTAGGGACAATTATCTGGGATAACGCGACTGATAACAACCCGACCAATATCGCTGTTGAGCATGAGTATATTCTCTGCTATGCTAAAAATAAAAGTAAACTTGCCTCTGTTTGGAAGTCTCAGAATCTTGCCGTAAAAGAAAAACTGCTTGAAATTGGCAATGAGTATGTAAAAAAATATCCGGATCAGAATCAACGTCAAGAGGCCTACACAAAATGGTTTCGGGATAATAAAGAGTATTTATGGCCATTTGATCGATATAAGTTCATAGATGATGATGGGATTTACACTGGGAGCCAAAGTGTCCACAACCCTGGTAAAGAGGGTTATCGTTACGATGTTCCGCATCCAACTACTGGCAGACCATGTAAAGAACCATTGATGGGTTACAGGTTCCCGCCTGAAACCATGGAAAGATTACGGGCAGAGCAACGACTTATTTTCGGTAAGGATGAAGCCAAGCTGATTGAGTTGAAAGTGTATGTCAGCGATTACAGAGCCAAACTATCAAGCTTGTTCACTTTTGATGGACGTGTTGGAACTAACGAGATCAAGGAGATTCTGCATCATGACAGGCGCCCGTTCGATTTTCCAAAGCCAACCGCTCTTTTGGAAGAATTATTCAGTTTTACCACATCAAAGGATGATCTCATACTTGACTCCTTTGCAGGATCAGGAACAACAGGGCACGCCATCCTTAAACTGAACAAAGCTGATGGCCAGAAAAGGCGATTTGTCTTGGTTGAAATGAAAGACAAAATTGCGAAGGACATCACCGCAGAGCGTCTCAAGAGGGTGAGTAATGGATATGTTAACGCCAAGAATATATCGGTGAAAGGACTCGGTGGAGGATTCAGGTTTTGCGAACTTGGCGAGACGTTGTTCGATGCTGATGGGTTCATCAACAGAACCGTCACATTCAAGGAACTTGCCCATCATGTTTTTTTTGTGGCTATCGGTGAGCCTT
It encodes:
- a CDS encoding DUF3800 domain-containing protein; translation: MSRYVAYIDESGDPNFGEGASETIVVCAIVLERDRLLELSHVISEIKTSYGMEELKSKQVRSFEQRYDICRQLLASTFRILTIRVVKKSLQGDWFRYRSTFYKYIQSLLNHELFQLFGSINVTLDRYGSSDYQRSLSKYLVGRMQEELFEPELLIDSAKDNEFIQASDILAGSIRKALEDDFDKSERDQLLTLIKPSWVRRLDLPREGHYLTAIPASEMFNACMEEAKRYLECHAASSDEPKVKALEYLYYSAIDGSSEYIYTQEILEWLQTYGIILSEEQFRKDVTAALRDEGLIIVGSRKGIKIPVSSEDIRDYIKFSVNLAHPVLRRLKLALTFVSARTTLRDVDSLLSDEMRAILDEVNA
- a CDS encoding site-specific DNA-methyltransferase, with the protein product MPSLDWIGKKAVVNHHKQVPFHLLRGNEELSFGDPGSGNLLVQGDNLLALKALLPYYAGEVKCIYIDPPYNTGVDERDESGKRSGWVYNDNVSSPEIKDWLFRVVGAEAEDLSRHDKWLCMMYPRLSILYQFLKEDGVVFASIDEVEFANLRLLFDEIFGISNRVGTIIWDNATDNNPTNIAVEHEYILCYAKNKSKLASVWKSQNLAVKEKLLEIGNEYVKKYPDQNQRQEAYTKWFRDNKEYLWPFDRYKFIDDDGIYTGSQSVHNPGKEGYRYDVPHPTTGRPCKEPLMGYRFPPETMERLRAEQRLIFGKDEAKLIELKVYVSDYRAKLSSLFTFDGRVGTNEIKEILHHDRRPFDFPKPTALLEELFSFTTSKDDLILDSFAGSGTTGHAILKLNKADGQKRRFVLVEMKDKIAKDITAERLKRVSNGYVNAKNISVKGLGGGFRFCELGETLFDADGFINRTVTFKELAHHVFFVAIGEPLPSGSDLTTPLIGTSNNTAVYLLYNGILGDSSDDGGNVLSRDVLAKLPKHDGLKIVYGNGCLLGPTRLNSENIIFRQIPYEVKLS